ttaataaacaccaaattagatatatatacAGCTATGTAAGGCAATCCTATAGTTGATTCTTATGAGACTTAAGAAATTAAGGCAATCCTATAGTTGATTCTTATGAGACTTAAGACATTATGTTTCTTCATAGTTGtcataatgctttaattttttttcttttgaaaatagTCCATAGACATTAAAAAGTCACATaagaatttatttgttttatacttcatgtgaacatttatttataaattaatgtgaagagataaccctaattggtggttggttaagatggtaatgagaactATCTTCCACACTTGAGGTCTGGTGTTCGAACCTCAtcttattgatttttggttgtctatTACATAATATTTGGTGAATGGATGATGTGGCGTGAGGAGagtactacgtgacacatatacattttccacaacgctttttaatatattagtatagataaagTAATAGTTAACTAGTATATATAATTTGTAAGAAATTAAAAAGTATAACGTccacatgtaattagtttagtAAACTAATAATAAGTTATGGATTGATgatgataacaagttcaaactaAAACTTCGTAAGATTATAACTATACaagaataaatatataattccaTAATTGTATAACTATAGGGTTATCAACGATAATTACATAGTAAATAACTGTATAAGGCTATAactatataattttttataagattataagtttataaatatataattctaTCACATTTTAAATATAGAGTCAAGTAAGTTGGTACGGATCAAAATTGGTTCGGATTAAACTGGTCAAGGGTTGAAAAGGTATGGATTAAATGTGTCACGAATTGAAAACGGATCAAAATAAACGAAATTTCTTCAAGTTTGAACGGGTTCAGGTTCAAATGGATCGGATCATAAACGGGTTTCAGATCGCTTCGGTTCGGATTAAATGGAGAGATCTTAATCGGATCAATATTAACGGGTTGAGTCAGATCCGAGTTGAATGTAATCGATCGGAATCGAATTTCAAATTTTAGCTCACGGGTTTTAGACGGTTCGGATTGTAAACATTCGGACAAATCCATCGAATTTACTGTGTCAGATTGAGAATTGACACCCCTGATGACTTAACTGGATTGATCAGATATGTGTTCTCAAAATTATAATAAAAGGATCGGAGTATAACAATATTAGAAGTACACTAGAGAATCGTTACTTATGTTTTTGGATATGTATAATATTGTTACAAATACTCCTTGACTCCTTCCCTTTCCGTTTTAGGTATAACATTATCATAAGGAGTACTTTCTGTAATTCTGTTTAAGCTTTCAATAAGTATAGAAGAGGAGTAAATTAAATATAGTAGTGTTTGTTTCGCCGATTTTTGGTATGTGTGTTTGGTTTAGAAAAAATCATTTTCTAAACTCATATCTCAAACCTACAAGGCATGGAGTTTAGAAACCCAATGGGAAGGTGGGTATGATATATAACTTTAGGTatcaaataaaagaaaaatattcatTCCCGGATATAACCAAACACATGGTATTAGGAATTACGTTTCAACTCCATACCACCATGGTTTCATTTGCCATTCCAAACCAATACCACTATGCAAACCAAACGCCCCTTGTTGGAAATAATGCAAAGAAAGAGTATTACCATATTGTGAAAATGTCCCACATTGGTAGAAATGAAAAGGAGGCTTTTCAAGTGGAGTATTTAAAGAAAATGACTTtgtcccacatggaaagaaaACAAGCTTTTCCTTTTGTTTAAATATAGGGAAGTAATGTTTATACTTTGAAGTACTTCCCCAAGTGTTGTGGGCTAGAAGGGGGAATCCCCACGCGCTGCCGCCGCCTGTCCGGCCGGTTCGTGTTCGTGTTCGTGGCACGTGCGCGGTGTGGTGGGGCCTCCTTTTTGGGCCAAGTCGTAGCTGACGGTCCAGTCTTTATGAGGCCGGTCAGTtccgttttaattactcaaatcaATTCTGATTTTCAGTTATCAAAAGTTTTATTACATGATCAATTCTGATCAGCGGTTACAGGTGTTTTAATTACCCAATTAAATGTTAATTTTCGGTTACAAAATCTTAGTGGCTTTATAATCTGTTTGGGGATCAGTTTTGAAAGCACACCGAAAATCAAACTCTCTCTACTCCTATTCTGAGCATTATTGTGAGTTCCATGTTTCTCCTTAGTTGAGTGCACATTTTGGAGAGACGCTGTGTAAAATCTTGGGGGGCAACGCCTTTTccgattgcaccatagtcggggcgaattttgcttctaagacagtgtttcgtaacacgtcacagctttatttacatcaaatattcggcccacattttattaacattttcggattttacagtCTCATTTCCTACACCCCTAAGTGGAGGGATTGGGGTTGGGGGGTTGGGGGGGAGGAGGGGTGTAAGGCTTATAATGGTCCTCTGAATGGGGGTCTTATGCAAGGGCAGCACAGAGGATTTCTTTTTACCTGAAAAAAAATGGCTGAGTATGACAATTGATGACGACATCTTTTTTTCCTAAAGCGCATCTTCATGCTCTCATGTGTATGATCAAACAAGTATATATATGCATGCATCTTTTAAAATCTCAACAGCCTTATAAGTACTTCGTAGTATTTATCAATGGAGCTTTTATTTTGAGGGAATTGttgggaaaaaaaaacttatatatAATAAGGTTATATTTTGTACTTCttattaaacttatttttccaaagtaaattaattatttgttatatttgtatttttttatataatatatttttccaaatgaaattaattatgaattatttCTTATTCACTATTGTTTTTCCACACGTATTAAAGCATTGGAGAGTTAATTTTTACAGATGAAAAAAAATCAGTATTGTTTTTACTAAAACTAAGCTTATAATGCTTAAACAAGGCTTATCAAATTAAGTTTATGTAATATTaatactataaaaaaaaattcactttaTGTACACACGAAGTTTGGCAATGTAACTAATTAAGGAGTAATGAATTGAAAGTGAGAAAAGTTGGAAAGAGTAAAGtaaaattaaatctaaaatagataaaaataaaaatctaacaagtttatattaaaaaaatgattCTAATTAGAAATCTAATCTAGTAACATGCCCAAGGACTAGCCCGTTGATCTCTTAAGACTTGTTGTTGCACTACCAATACAGATCCCGAGGTATTAAAGTCAAGTGATACCAAAAAATCCCCTATCAATCCTAATTCAGGATTATCACTCCAATCTGATAACCCCTCCAATAAAGTTGGATTAATTCCACTTTTCCTCCCGACGACCCAAAGATCTATTGGAACGCTATCGTTCAACGATTGCACCGCCGAAACAGTTTCGAAACCATTGCTCACAACTACTTCCTTGTACACTACTTTGTCATTCATCTCATTTTTGACCCAAAACCAAGTTACCACCCCATCATCCAACTTCCTTTCTGACTCATTATCCCCTTTGTATTCACTTGCCAAGAACCTAACAACGATCAATGACACATCAGGATGTTCTACCATTCGAGCTGCCAATGAGAGGGCTTCACGAGCATCTGGCCCACCAAGGAATAACATGGCAAATTGACGATGTACACGGTGGCTCGTTCGAGCCGGAAGTGTTCCCCATGCAGCTGCATTTTTGCATGCTAGAATTCCCACGGAACATGGTGCGTGAGATAATGTGTTAGCATTAGCAGATTGAACTCCTTGCCTAAGTATGGCGGTTGAAAAATCATTCCCATCTTCAATACATTTTTTATGGAAGGGTAAAATAATGAATCCTACCTTGTTCAATAAGGCAATTTCACAAATGTCTTGGTACATGGTCCGTTGAGGGGTAACACTTGTAAAAAAGTTCATAGTAATTGAGTCTGTACGAACCTCTTCGTAGAGCTTGATTGCGTTGTGAACAGCTTCGTTGTTGTTGTCGTAATAATCATCACTTTGCTTCGTATGGTCGATGAATACTGGTGCAGCTCTCCCTACGAGTTCGATAAGGTAGAGAGCAAAAACTATAAAACGATCTTTACAAGTTGGATTAGCAAATTCCAACAGGCTAAATAGGCTAGCCACACTTTCTTGGTCGTAAATGCAGGCTAGGATTCGTAGTTCGGAATCTTGTACTGTGTGTTGTATGGTTCTTTTTTTATTGATCATATATGGTCTTGTAGGGTCATAAAGGTAATCAAGTATAGGGGTGGATATGCTAGTCATTATGATTGTCAAAATTACCATCAATGAGAAAGATGGCGTGTTTACGATCTGCAAACAAAGATCTCGAGTAAGtagcatatatatttttttccgaAGAGGAGTAAGTAGCATATATTTAAGAATTAAAACACCAACACTGGTagtaaaatttgaaattaattgaAGTATACAAATTAGATTCTAGTAGAAAATTGTATtccattaatatatttaattattaatatgaAATATTCATAAAAACTTGATATCAATTTAGTAAAATCTTATATGACAATATTCTCCGTATGTAATAAtctaaatttgttttttttaaaataaagtaagaggaaagtataaaaagttaaagtttagcaACATCTAAAGAATATGTGATATAGTGGTACCTTTAAATCAATCCAATGAAGATATAGAAGAAACTCGGTTTGACCTCTAAGGCTAAGCATGAAGCCCATAGCAAGAGAATCTCTATACGACATGTCCATCCATCGGGCCGACATGGAAACTGAAATAAGCTTGGATACATAGCCCATAACAGCCATAGCGAAGAGTGGAGTTAAGCAAGACCAACAACCGGTCATTGCAAACACATTTGTCTTGAGCCCAATAGTAGCATATGCAAAAGGCATAAGAATATCATTCATAAAAACCTCACTCTTATTTACAATAGTTGCCCCGATAGGGGGTCCATTTGGTATAGCTAAACCAAGCCAAAGAGGGCCATTTCCAATTGCAGCCCCAATAAAGTCGGAGAAGAAAGCAACTACAAAAACGGCGAGTAAAGTAGTAGTAATATATTTTTGATCCACGGGTTTACCTTCAGGAGTTTGCCGGTTAATCCATTCCATTACTAGTGGTACACCACCAAATATTAAGGTACCAACCCCAGCTACTGTTAACATGTAATAAATCGTGTTAACTTTTTTCCCTTCTCCTACCTTAAGGGCTTCAAATATAATAATCACCACTATACCAATAAGGTCACTAATGAG
This Spinacia oleracea cultivar Varoflay chromosome 6, BTI_SOV_V1, whole genome shotgun sequence DNA region includes the following protein-coding sequences:
- the LOC110785920 gene encoding cation/H(+) antiporter 24 — its product is MDQALSELNGSAVIDYHGRVVEIICRRNRGTHAFSIFQGTSPLDFSFTTLLLEMSIVLIFSQIMRFALKPLKQPKVICDIIAGIILGPSVLGHNENFAKNVIPDNSRFVIQNIGIMGFMFFMFVTAVKTDLGVITKAGKKHWVIAISGLIVPLICIGVVIACIRGYMDPQLRRDVSIGGIVSAVIITSFPVIYSILRDMQLLSSDIGRIALTTALISDLIGIVVIIIFEALKVGEGKKVNTIYYMLTVAGVGTLIFGGVPLVMEWINRQTPEGKPVDQKYITTTLLAVFVVAFFSDFIGAAIGNGPLWLGLAIPNGPPIGATIVNKSEVFMNDILMPFAYATIGLKTNVFAMTGCWSCLTPLFAMAVMGYVSKLISVSMSARWMDMSYRDSLAMGFMLSLRGQTEFLLYLHWIDLKIVNTPSFSLMVILTIIMTSISTPILDYLYDPTRPYMINKKRTIQHTVQDSELRILACIYDQESVASLFSLLEFANPTCKDRFIVFALYLIELVGRAAPVFIDHTKQSDDYYDNNNEAVHNAIKLYEEVRTDSITMNFFTSVTPQRTMYQDICEIALLNKVGFIILPFHKKCIEDGNDFSTAILRQGVQSANANTLSHAPCSVGILACKNAAAWGTLPARTSHRVHRQFAMLFLGGPDAREALSLAARMVEHPDVSLIVVRFLASEYKGDNESERKLDDGVVTWFWVKNEMNDKVVYKEVVVSNGFETVSAVQSLNDSVPIDLWVVGRKSGINPTLLEGLSDWSDNPELGLIGDFLVSLDFNTSGSVLVVQQQVLRDQRASPWACY